The following proteins are encoded in a genomic region of Arachis stenosperma cultivar V10309 chromosome 4, arast.V10309.gnm1.PFL2, whole genome shotgun sequence:
- the LOC130975110 gene encoding acyltransferase GLAUCE-like: MAGRLVQSLEDSHRFEIDCNDAGIVVIAARTNRKLSEFGDIFAPNQDLEELLTQFACGSLALTAHYNHCTLDGLAVRDFGANLAALTRGDSLIVVPFADRTLLRARNPPKISYPHFEYGKVTNIENLFSVRGTSGGINVRQNAAQNQIQILYLSPQQIASFKMKAIKDCKLKNVTTFHVVAGKIWKARTIAMNMSDDQVSTMLFPVDIRKRVSPELSYGFAGNALVPGFARATMKELTELEDAYHIKKVQEGIERLDNEYIKSSIDWLELNKGVPRREDSFSLVSGLRLGLEDQYFAWGKLKCSTPLTVKPGLVMLLPAAPGDGGLNVCLDLSKDQMYIFRRIMLEF; the protein is encoded by the exons ATGGCTGGTCGACTTGTGCAAAGTTTGGAGGACAGTCATCGATTTGAAATAGACTGTAATGATGCTGGTATTGTGGTTATTGCTGCAAGAACTAATAGAAAGTTGAGTGAATTTGGTGATATTTTTGCACCTAATCAAGATTTAGAGGAATTG TTGACGCAATTTGCTTGCGGGAGTTTGGCACTAACTGCTCACTATAATCACTGTACACTAGACGGTTTAGCAGTAAGAGATTTTGGGGCAAACTTGGCTGCATTAACACGTGGTGATTCCCTAATCGTAGTTCCTTTTGCAGATAGGACATTGCTAAGAGCAAGAAACCCACCAAAGATTAGTTATCCACATTTTGAGTATGGAAAAGTTACAAACATTGAAAACTTGTTTAGTGTTCGTGGAACAAGTGGTGGCATTAATGTAAGACAAAATGCGGCACAAAACCAAATCCAGATTCTTTATTTGTCTCCACAACAAATTGCCAGCTTTAAAATGAAAGCTATTAAGGATTGTAAATTAAAGAATGTGACAACTTTTCATGTTGTTGCCGGTAAAATATGGAAAGCGAGAACTATTGCGATGAATATGTCAGATGATCAAGTGTCGACAATGTTGTTTCCTGTGGATATTAGGAAAAGAGTTTCTCCAGAACTTTCATACGGCTTTGCAG GCAATGCTTTGGTTCCTGGATTTGCAAGAGCAACTATGAAGGAGCTCACAGAATTAGAGGATGcttatcatataaaaaaagtACAAGAAGGAATTGAAAGGTTGGATAACGAGTATATTAAGTCAAGCATAGATTGGTTAGAATTGAACAAAGGAGTGCCTCGTAGGGAAGATAGCTTCTCATTGGTTTCAGGGTTGAGATTGGGGCTTGAGGACCAATATTTTGCATGGGGTAAACTAAAATGTTCAACACCACTTACTGTTAAGCCAGGTCTAGTCATGCTATTACCAGCAGCACCAGGTGATGGAGGTCTTAATGTCTGTCTGGATTTATCAAAAGATCAAATGTACATATTTCGTAGGATAATGCTGGAATTCTAA
- the LOC130976214 gene encoding uncharacterized protein LOC130976214: MQESTPDRKSMRTTKPGIKRLILSLTVLFSFIIGFPFLWKSIEIYRAPLPFDRIESFSSQLESDPLHFPCRFQAIFVGFDFSASRGLGPNDVAAAITHKMSQLNPNSLRCGNCGGGDYDVSVVIDSGSSCAQTEGSEARCPLKCGEVVFGGKLSDEDFDEMLKRCLGNVGGGGKGYSVVVFNGDKEEGEVRAVVGKYRHAWVLGHVSEDEAVSRTAEIFARVFMNGGNEGNSIRSEFMPVGADGRIVLSFSLLNAEPQDWIYDWGFHEIDKTLLHPVIQALQPIANITVESQVLYYTPKSSFSYWDDIHGSHIFSTKDLPFFLNSNEWHLDTSVAAGGRSKVLQLVVYIPSAKECPLQLELPNGDLSKTKALYLLLFISPMWGGVVVWNPESCVKDLESKDPDRRVISPQNLQKLFEVLMGQLRQLLGLKSDNLYVGQSGAYILLGSERGFTEWELDVLSGKHVCFNLHSCATTLGSLSRLVQSLPRMIIIDEIGKQVKFSLEAAKFAQSYASTGIYNASAVSSRQARSLVENAFFHPSIMSISYYSFEHCFAIYSPFFLPVTMHVILAALREWKRYKQENRKYLAWKAKERIVS; the protein is encoded by the exons ATGCAGGAATCTACTCCCGACCGTAAATCCATGCGAACAACCAAACCCGGCATCAAGCGCCTCATCCTCAGCCTCACAGTGCTCTTCTCATTCATTATAGGTTTCCCGTTCCTCTGGAAATCCATCGAAATCTACCGCGCTCCACTCCCCTTCGACCGAATCGAGTCCTTCTCCTCGCAATTGGAGTCCGATCCCTTACACTTCCCCTGCCGATTCCAAGCCATATTCGTCGGCTTTGACTTCTCCGCTTCTCGTGGCCTTGGTCCAAACGACGTCGCAGCAGCAATTACCCACAAGATGTCCCAACTGAACCCTAACTCCTTGCGATGCGGCAATTGCGGCGGCGGTGACTACGACGTCTCTGTGGTCATCGATTCAGGCTCCAGTTGCGCGCAGACGGAGGGTTCGGAAGCTCGGTGTCCGTTGAAGTGTGGTGAAGTTGTTTTTGGCGGGAAGTTGAGTGACGAAGATTTTGATGAGATGCTGAAGCGTTGTTTGGGGAATGTAGGCGGTGGAGGGAAGGGCTATAGTGTTGTGGTTTTTAATGGGGACAAGGAGGAAGGGGAAGTGAGGGCTGTGGTGGGTAAGTACCGGCATGCGTGGGTACTCGGCCACGTTTCGGAGGATGAGGCGGTTTCAAGGACAGCTGAGATCTTTGCCAGGGTGTTTATGAATGGCGGGAATGAAGGGAATTCGATTCGCAGTGAGTTCATGCCGGTTGGTGCTGATGGCAGGATTGTTCTTTCCTTCAGTTTGCTCAATGCAGAGCCACAAGATTGGATATATGATTG GGGTTTTCATGAAATTGACAAGACTCTGTTGCATCCTGTGATCCAAGCTTTGCAACCTATAGCAAACATAACGGTTGAAAGCCAG GTTTTATACTACACGCCAAAGTCTTCTTTTTCGTACTGGGATGATATACATGGAAGCCACATATTCAGTACCAAGGATCTTCCTTTCTTT CTTAATTCAAATGAGTGGCATCTAGATACTTCAGTTGCAGCGGGAGGGAGATCTAAAGTATTGCAACTTGTGGT GTATATACCATCTGCAAAGGAATGTCCTCTGCAATTGGAGCTTCCAAATGGAGATCTCTCTAAGACTAAGGCTTTATATCTCCTGTTATTCATCTCACC GATGTGGGGTggtgttgttgtatggaatcccGAAAGTTGTGTAAAGGATTTGGAGAGTAAAGATCCAGACAGACGTGTGATTTCTCCCCAG AATCTCCAGAAGCTTTTTGAAGTTCTAATGGGGCAGTTGCGGCAACTCCTTGGTCTCAAGTCTGATAACCTATATGTTGGTCAATCAGGGGCATACATCCTCCTAGGGAGTGAAAGAGGTTTTACAGAATG GGAGTTGGATGTTTTGTCAGGGAAGCATGTATGCTTTAATTTACATTCATGTGCAACGACACTTGGATCTCTTTCCAGATTG GTTCAATCATTGCCAAGAATGATTATCATTGATGAAATTGGAAAACAG GTGAAGTTTTCTCTGGAAGCTGCAAAGTTTGCTCAAAGTTATGCATCTACTGGAATTTATAATGCATCTGCTG TATCATCAAGGCAAGCAAGATCTCTGGtggagaatgcctttttccaTCCTTCAATTATGTCTATCAGCTACTATTCGTTTGAGCATTGTTTTGCCATCTATTCG CCATTTTTTCTTCCGGTTACAATGCATGTCATCCTAGCTGCTTTGAGAGaatggaaaagatacaagcaagaAAATAGGAAGTACTTGGCATGGAAAGCCAAAGAAAGAATTGTATCTTAA